The following are encoded in a window of Kiritimatiellia bacterium genomic DNA:
- the zwf gene encoding glucose-6-phosphate dehydrogenase, with protein MHAIGAPFVTSANLSVRVTDPATIVIFGASGDLARRKLLPALYAMHVQRLLPDNFAIFAVARREYTDESYRGFVAESLHEFSRIRPDPESLQDFCRRVFYHPADISLYQAYRTLRTRLFDRRIFPPNHVFYLSVKPELFHIALENLRAAGLVQPPDGDHWSRAVIEKPFGRDLDSARLLNRVVLQHLDESQVYRIDHYLGKETVQNILSFRFANAIFEPLFNSHLVDHIQITVAETVGMESGRGAYYDASGALRDMLQNHMLQLLCLVAMEPPSGLTAHALRNEKVKVLQSIRPFSREELTRSVVRAQYTAGADPSVPGYLAEERIPSNSTTETYVALRLHIDNWRWAGTPIFLRTGKRMARRLTEIAIQFKKPPLQWFQLVECVGDVCDLSRASPNLLVFRIQPDEGISLRFAAKRPVPQILVENVTMEFSYSSTWQRQLPEAYERLLLDVLRGDSTLFMRSDEVESAWAVVDPILRAWQEDPSFPLATYPAGSWGPPEADALFLHPDQSWRNPAGT; from the coding sequence ATGCACGCGATCGGCGCGCCGTTCGTCACCTCGGCCAATTTGTCCGTCCGGGTAACCGATCCGGCCACGATCGTCATCTTTGGCGCATCCGGTGACCTTGCACGCCGGAAGTTGCTGCCCGCCCTCTATGCGATGCACGTCCAGCGCCTGCTGCCCGATAATTTCGCCATCTTCGCCGTCGCCCGCCGCGAATACACCGACGAGTCCTATCGCGGATTCGTCGCCGAGTCGCTGCACGAGTTTTCGCGTATCCGCCCCGATCCCGAATCGCTGCAGGACTTTTGCCGACGCGTTTTCTACCACCCGGCCGACATCAGCCTTTACCAAGCCTATCGAACCTTGCGCACCCGCCTGTTTGACCGGCGCATCTTCCCGCCCAACCACGTGTTCTACCTGTCCGTCAAGCCGGAGCTGTTCCACATTGCGCTCGAAAACCTTCGCGCGGCGGGCCTCGTGCAGCCGCCGGACGGTGACCACTGGAGTCGTGCCGTCATTGAAAAGCCCTTTGGTCGCGATCTGGATAGCGCACGATTGCTCAACCGGGTCGTGCTGCAGCACCTCGACGAATCTCAGGTCTACCGGATCGACCATTATCTCGGCAAGGAGACGGTCCAGAACATCCTCTCCTTCCGTTTCGCCAACGCCATCTTCGAACCGCTCTTCAACAGTCACCTGGTCGACCACATCCAGATTACCGTGGCCGAAACCGTCGGCATGGAGAGCGGGCGGGGCGCCTACTACGATGCGAGCGGCGCGCTCCGCGACATGCTGCAAAACCACATGTTGCAACTGCTTTGCCTCGTTGCGATGGAGCCGCCCTCAGGACTCACCGCTCATGCGCTTCGAAATGAAAAGGTCAAGGTCCTCCAATCGATCCGCCCCTTTTCACGCGAAGAGCTCACGCGATCGGTCGTTCGCGCGCAATACACCGCAGGGGCCGATCCCTCTGTCCCGGGATATCTCGCGGAAGAGCGAATTCCTTCCAATTCAACGACGGAAACCTACGTCGCTCTTCGCCTTCATATCGACAACTGGCGCTGGGCGGGCACGCCGATCTTTCTGCGGACGGGCAAGCGGATGGCAAGGCGGCTCACCGAAATCGCGATTCAATTCAAAAAGCCACCCCTCCAGTGGTTTCAGCTCGTCGAATGCGTCGGCGACGTGTGTGACCTCTCCCGTGCGAGCCCCAACCTGCTTGTCTTCCGAATCCAGCCGGACGAGGGCATTTCCCTTCGGTTTGCCGCCAAGCGGCCGGTACCGCAAATCCTCGTGGAAAATGTGACGATGGAATTTTCTTATTCCTCCACCTGGCAGCGGCAACTGCCGGAAGCCTATGAGCGCCTGCTCCTCGACGTGCTGCGCGGCGACTCCACCCTCTTCATGCGGTCGGACGAGGTCGAGTCCGCGTGGGCGGTGGTCGATCCGATCCTCCGCGCCTGGCAAGAGGACCCCTCCTTCCCGCTGGCCACCTATCCGGCCGGTTCGTGGGGCCCGCCCGAGGCCGATGCCCTATTTCTGCATCCGGACCAGTCGTGGCGCAACCCCGCCGGGACCTGA
- a CDS encoding DUF547 domain-containing protein, with the protein MNILSLACVGAGLLFILAAQSPAADIDDPLAAANAIYAELLANHVKDGRVDYRGLRARRDQIQECLKMYGSIRLSRFDRWTIPERLAFLSNLYNLYVLKIILDDYPLSSIRKAGGWFSGDPFEWKVVSIFGHRTSLLIIHKNYLRRDYAEPGIHFAVCQGARSSPPLRHEPYNGEHYYDQIADQARVFLSRAPDNQIDVKRRRMVLSPIFKWYEEDFARYAGGVEGYIRIIAPPEWGVRDAPGRFSVSYSRFDWKLNDANPGRK; encoded by the coding sequence ATGAACATATTAAGCCTCGCGTGCGTCGGAGCAGGGCTGCTGTTCATCCTTGCCGCCCAGTCGCCGGCCGCTGACATCGATGATCCGCTAGCGGCGGCAAACGCGATCTATGCGGAACTCCTCGCTAACCACGTGAAGGACGGCCGGGTCGACTACCGCGGCCTGCGGGCCCGGCGCGACCAAATTCAGGAATGCCTGAAAATGTACGGTTCCATCCGATTGAGTCGGTTCGATCGATGGACGATCCCGGAGCGGCTCGCCTTTCTTTCGAACCTTTACAACCTGTATGTTTTGAAAATCATCCTTGACGATTATCCACTATCCAGCATCCGGAAAGCCGGCGGGTGGTTCAGCGGCGACCCGTTTGAGTGGAAAGTCGTCTCTATCTTCGGTCACCGGACATCACTTTTGATCATTCACAAGAACTATCTTCGTCGCGACTACGCCGAGCCGGGGATCCATTTCGCCGTCTGCCAGGGCGCCCGATCCAGCCCCCCGCTTCGCCATGAACCGTACAACGGGGAACATTATTATGACCAGATTGCCGACCAGGCCCGGGTCTTTCTTTCGAGGGCTCCCGACAATCAGATTGATGTCAAGCGCCGACGAATGGTGCTCTCGCCGATCTTCAAATGGTATGAAGAGGACTTCGCGCGATACGCCGGCGGAGTCGAGGGCTACATTCGGATCATCGCCCCGCCAGAGTGGGGCGTCCGCGATGCGCCGGGTCGTTTTTCCGTATCTTATTCCCGCTTCGACTGGAAGCTGAACGACGCCAACCCCGGGCGCAAGTGA
- a CDS encoding nucleoside phosphorylase, translating to MKKNAQIITGLGEGDVAQYAFLPGDPGRVPKITEGWEDLREVCRVREYVVQTGIVQGVRMTAASTGIGGPSLAILVEELAKLGTHTFIRVGNSGAIADEVQLGDYVISTGAIRDDGTSRTYVGIEYPAVADFRVVSALVEAARRSGARFHTGITVSTDGFYSRNKVLDAEGRMRPMSFRGYEQSWMNDVCADWKRARALNVEMESATLFTICNLFGLRAGTICTVSDRTPWSAPGQDALSLDMNIRGAIRIAIEAVLDLSRADQRP from the coding sequence ATGAAGAAAAACGCGCAAATCATCACGGGATTGGGTGAAGGGGATGTTGCCCAGTACGCCTTTTTGCCCGGCGATCCCGGGCGGGTCCCGAAAATCACCGAGGGGTGGGAGGATCTCCGCGAAGTCTGCCGCGTGCGCGAGTATGTGGTGCAGACGGGAATCGTCCAGGGCGTTCGAATGACGGCGGCCTCAACCGGCATCGGAGGTCCCTCTCTAGCCATCCTCGTGGAAGAGCTCGCAAAGCTCGGCACGCATACCTTTATTCGTGTGGGGAACAGCGGCGCGATCGCTGACGAGGTCCAACTGGGTGATTACGTCATTTCAACGGGTGCCATCCGCGATGACGGGACCTCGCGCACGTATGTGGGGATCGAGTATCCCGCGGTCGCCGACTTCCGCGTGGTCTCCGCGCTCGTGGAGGCGGCCCGGCGCAGCGGTGCGCGCTTCCACACGGGAATCACGGTCTCCACCGATGGATTTTACTCGCGGAACAAGGTTCTCGACGCGGAAGGGCGAATGCGGCCGATGTCTTTCCGGGGCTATGAACAGAGCTGGATGAATGATGTATGCGCCGATTGGAAGCGCGCCCGAGCGCTGAACGTCGAGATGGAATCAGCGACGTTGTTCACGATCTGCAACCTGTTTGGCCTTCGGGCCGGGACCATCTGCACCGTGTCCGACCGCACGCCTTGGAGCGCCCCGGGGCAGGACGCCCTTTCGCTGGATATGAACATCCGCGGCGCGATTCGGATCGCCATCGAGGCAGTTCTGGATCTGAGCCGCGCCGACCAACGGCCGTGA
- a CDS encoding rubredoxin: protein MTTANHPVAERWVCTCCGYIYDPVVGDPEHGIAPGTPFEALPESWVCPMCLALKKAFEPL, encoded by the coding sequence ATGACAACTGCCAACCACCCAGTCGCGGAGCGGTGGGTCTGTACCTGCTGCGGTTACATCTATGATCCGGTGGTCGGCGATCCCGAGCATGGCATCGCACCGGGGACGCCCTTCGAAGCCCTTCCAGAGAGCTGGGTCTGCCCCATGTGCCTTGCTCTCAAAAAGGCCTTTGAGCCGCTCTAA
- a CDS encoding dihydrofolate reductase: MPRVSIVAAVAENGVIGREGRLPWRLPAELRRFRALTMGHPVIMGRRTWESLGRPLAGRRNIVISRTPGFQVSGAEIVPSLEAALNLARDADEVFVIGGARLFAEALPRADRLYLTVVHTRPDGDVFFPSWDPAEWIEISRETYPADRENPIGFTACVYEPRAAHAGKGRSDNSRA; this comes from the coding sequence ATGCCGCGCGTGTCTATCGTTGCCGCCGTCGCCGAAAACGGCGTCATCGGGCGCGAGGGCCGGCTTCCCTGGCGGTTGCCTGCCGAGCTGCGGCGCTTCCGAGCGCTGACGATGGGCCACCCGGTCATCATGGGGCGCCGGACGTGGGAATCCCTGGGCCGGCCCCTCGCCGGTCGCCGGAATATCGTCATCAGCCGCACACCCGGCTTCCAAGTTTCTGGCGCGGAGATTGTACCTTCGCTGGAGGCGGCACTAAACCTCGCCCGGGATGCGGACGAGGTGTTCGTGATCGGCGGGGCGCGGCTGTTTGCGGAGGCGTTGCCACGGGCGGACCGGCTGTATCTGACGGTCGTGCACACCCGGCCGGATGGGGATGTGTTCTTCCCATCGTGGGACCCCGCGGAATGGATCGAGATTTCGCGGGAAACGTACCCGGCCGATCGCGAAAATCCCATCGGATTTACGGCATGTGTTTATGAGCCTCGCGCGGCGCATGCGGGCAAGGGCCGCAGCGATAATTCTCGGGCATAG
- a CDS encoding thymidylate synthase, translating to MRQYHELLRKVRFEGVRKSDRTGTGTLSIFGHQMRFDLSEGFPLVTTKKLHVRSIIHELLWFLRGDTNIRYLHEHGVTIWDEWADENGDLGPIYGAQWRSWRSADGRVIDQIAWVVEEIRRNPDSRRLVVTAWNPGELDQMALAPCHCLFQFYVAEGRLSCQLYQRSGDVFLGVPFNIASYALLTLMMAQVTGYQPGEFIHTLGDAHLYLNHLEQADLQLSRTPFPLPTMRLNPEVRSIFEFRYEDFTLENYQCHPAIPAPVAV from the coding sequence GTGAGACAATACCACGAATTGCTGCGCAAGGTCCGTTTCGAGGGCGTTCGGAAAAGTGACCGAACAGGGACCGGCACGCTCAGCATCTTTGGCCACCAGATGCGCTTTGACCTGTCGGAAGGATTTCCGCTGGTCACGACCAAAAAACTGCACGTCCGATCGATCATTCATGAGTTGTTGTGGTTCCTCCGTGGCGACACGAATATTCGATATTTGCATGAGCACGGCGTAACCATCTGGGACGAATGGGCGGATGAAAACGGCGATCTCGGGCCGATTTACGGCGCCCAGTGGCGTTCGTGGCGGAGCGCCGACGGGCGAGTGATTGACCAGATCGCATGGGTCGTCGAAGAAATCCGACGAAATCCCGACTCCCGACGGTTGGTGGTCACGGCGTGGAATCCTGGCGAGCTGGATCAGATGGCCTTGGCGCCGTGTCACTGTCTCTTCCAGTTTTACGTCGCGGAGGGTCGCCTCTCGTGCCAGCTTTACCAGCGAAGCGGAGATGTCTTTCTCGGCGTCCCCTTCAACATTGCATCGTACGCCCTGTTGACGCTGATGATGGCGCAGGTCACGGGATATCAGCCCGGTGAGTTCATCCATACGCTCGGCGACGCGCACCTCTATCTCAATCACCTGGAACAGGCGGACCTGCAGTTGAGTCGGACGCCTTTCCCCCTCCCGACGATGCGGCTGAATCCGGAAGTTCGATCCATTTTTGAGTTCCGCTACGAGGATTTTACGCTCGAGAATTACCAGTGCCATCCGGCGATTCCGGCGCCGGTCGCCGTCTGA